In Sphaeramia orbicularis chromosome 5, fSphaOr1.1, whole genome shotgun sequence, the genomic stretch ACTCCAGAGATCCACAATCACCTTTGATAGGTTAATTGGATGTGTACTACCAACCACAGGAAGAATTATGCCGTGTTTTCactgcatggtaccggctcgactcggctcagcctttttgtgtttccattacgaaaaagcacctggaatctggtacctggtactagttttttggtatcaccgcCGCCGgggttccaagtgatactaaaccatgacatataacactgcagaccactgattggtcagacagttttctctgtgacccgctgttttacaaaaacatgcggaagtggacagtaaatatagcggtacattaatccacatggtaacagcccaaaactacaccatggtcggtcgaggacattcagtctttggtggctgatgtaaaaattcagacgagacaacacgcaacgagtgagttttcagcaactctctgagcagatgacatggaaataatgtgccgcatcgctatgacgaccaggtactgtaaagtctgtagtatcctgtaatggaaacggtctccaggaataccgagtcaagccgagccgagtcgagtcaagctggttccatgtagtggaaacgtggcattagagaGAGTTTGACTTCACTTTTGAGGATCTGTCACTTTGGACACTTTTATATGCAGTGTATGTTCTGCACTATAAAAACCttacaaaaaaatgtactttAGTTAAAATGTCAGCTACCTCATAGAAGAAAACAACACAGTAGTGCTTTGTCAGTTAAACATGGTTAGTTGTCTTTGTAAGATCATTAGATTTTAAAGCTGAGAACATACTTAGCCTGTATGAAACCCCAAAGTGAATTTTACTGTCTCTCTGTTGTATCCTGCTTACAGATTGTGACGTGTGGTTTTTCATCGTTTCAGGACTGTTCGTCTCTATACTCACAGAAACATGGATGCAGTTCTGCCTTGTTTTCTGAAAGAATGCGCTCTATATGAAGACAGGTACTGTTTGCATCCTATTGGAAAATCAAGTATTTATATTAAAAGGTGTAGAAATGAGGAAAGGAAAGCCATTTGTTATTGTGATCTCTACTGTGTACAGGAatactttttaaaatggaattttcCTGGGAGTACATTTTAACCTGTTTAAAAGTAAAACTAGTCTTGAAACATGCCTTGAGATTGTTAACGAATGAGCTTTGCGTATCCCGTTACAGTGACAATATTTCCAATGTTGTTTGCTAGCCAGTGAGGTATTCAATCAGTTGTGTACATTAAACAGGGACCAAGGTCAggtatattttcagtatatattttgagaaatgtagatttatattttattaacttATTCATGCCCTCGGTTTTGTGTATAACTTTTTAATTGTCAAAAAAGGCTTgtgattttgctcatttttgataAGTTTTCACTCTAAATTATGTTAAATAGAGATGGATGTTTGTTATGTGTGTTGTCTATAACATCTAGGGTTTAGAAAAGGACCCTGTGCTCAGACTCCTTGTTGAAAGTGTTAAACTCATTAACCAGCCGCTGGACCGACCAAACACGCTGCAACTGCTGCAGactcagaaaaaaagaaactctTTCATTTTCCTCCTTCATGTCCGCCACCTGCACTTTCTGTACTGTTCATGCCCTCCTGTCTGATTTGCTTTTGCTTCATGTAGATGATATGTCTTGTGTTTGCACTAATGGTCACTTGGTTAATTCACAAGCTATTGCTCTGGGTATCAAAAAGTCCAGAACTAGACTTGCATCTAATTAAGATATCCCTGTGATGTCATCAGATCAAGTTAAAATGAATTGCGTCCTCAAATCAGTACGCGCCGAGTGTCATTCTTCCTCACTCTGTTTAATTTCAGACATTTCTTTTTGTCGTCTGCCATCCACTCTAATCATGCATCTTGAATTGTATGACAGGATGATATTGATTCAGAGACAAAAGATCGATTCAGTGTGAGTcaagtttaattcagttttagtTCGAGGAATGAAAGACCGATTAACAATCCTGACATACTTCGTGTCACTTTGTATATCCTCAAACACAGTAAATTTAAGGAGTGACCCTCCCCCCAGTTGGCTTCACACTTCAGCGTTTAACGTGATGCAAGTCAGACTCGGCAGCAAAGGGGCCTGTGGTTCGTGCAGTGACGGCTCTGTAAAAATAGAGTGTATTCATGTGTTTAATAGGCCATCTGTgagtttgtctctgtatttgatTTTTCTGTTGAATTATTATTTGTGTGTAATTCAGTCTGTTAAATTCAGTACATTcctatattatttatgtttatattgtGATTGTAACAAGTGTATATAACATTCATATACACattctataaatataaatatatatatatatatctttgaaCCAACCGATATGATCAATGTGTGTCAATGGTGGTCCTGtacatatatagattttttttttcttgtctgttaTGTAGAGGGATATTAAGTTATGGCCATTTTATGAAAGTGTAAACTGCATGCACAGAGTGAATCTCTGTCCTGGCATGCAAAATGAGCTGGGGACTGAATGTCGATCACTGGTTGGTGGCAGTAGTGTCACTGTTGCTGTCGTTCTGCTCTGGTAGCCGTCGCACTGCCAGCTGCATGTCtttgaccaattttttttttttttttttaattttcctgtTTTCATCCACTCTGCACTACTATTTACTCCTAAGAGGTAATAAGGGTTGTGTTTTAATTCTCTTCTTTGGAGACAAGTGGAGTATGCTGTAAGGATATaatgtacctttttttttcagtgcttttCTTACATAATGCCATGCTGTTCAGTCCACTGGGGATGTATGATTTATTTCACTGTGTTGGTACTCAAAGTGTAAAACTCAAGTGTTTTCAAGGATTATTTAGGCCTAAATGTTTTCAGTTCTGCTTTTGGTCTGTTGCAAAGTGCCTTCCAAATACTGATTGTGCACAGCAGTGGATTAAAAACGTTCCTCTTTTCTAAAAGGTTAAGAATTGTACAGAGTGACTTGCATTGACACTTTTGTATAAAAACACACACGGAAAATGTACAATATGTTAACGGTATTTTATCATCATATTCAACAAGATTGCTCTTAAAACATGTGAGCTACATGTTTTGTTATAACGTCTTTGGACATATTTCAATATAAGCATACTTTTCTATAGATATTTGTTTTTGTACTCTGTTATTGAGCCTCATCTCTCTTGTTGGTACAGAGGTGAGCATGGAATAAATTGCAATTGAAAAGCAACCCTTCACTTTTCATTTCTGCTTGATATTAAGACAAACAACCCATATGTTTGTTTAAATCCTGAAGTATTTTCCTGGAGCCTGTCACATCACACCCACCACAACATTCACACCATAGGGAAATGTCATATTTACTTAACAATATGAttcagaaactagaagcactcggagagcgcagacctccaccaagggtgatcagtggccccccctgtgggcccccccacccccgatcaccaccaaaatttaatcatttcttccttatcccatttccaacaaaccctgaaaatttcatcaaaatctgtccataactttttgagttatgttgcacactaatgatcagtgcccccccccccccccccccgtgggcccccccccccccccgatcaccaccaaaatttaatcatttcttccttatcccatttccaacaaaccctgaaaatttcatccaaatctgtccataactttttgagttatgttgcacactaatgatcagtgccccccccatgggcccccccacccccgatcaccaccaaaatttaatcatttcttccttatcccatttccaacaaaccctgaaaatttcatcaaaatctgtccataactttttgagttatgttgcacactaatgatcagtggcccccccgtgggcccccccacccccgatcaccaccaaaatttaatcatttcttccttatcccatttccaacaaaccctgaaaatttcatccaaatctgtccataactttttgagttatgttgcacactaacggacagacaaacagacagacaaacaaacaaaccctggcaaaaacataatctccttggcagaggtaattattcaTGGACTTGTTTtcatcctttttattttattgttcgtAATGGGAGTCTGTGCAGCCAGTAGTAAGCCTGCACCACCTGTTCTGTAGGTTACAGAATTAACAATAATCTCTAATATCCTTTTTATCCTTATATTAACTTTTTCTTCAATCTTCCAAAGTACTCTTTAAGAGCATTCAAATGCATTCATTGAATCTGTAAAGTCAAGTTAGACCTATTAAACAACTATACTTCAACATGTTTCAGCACTGTatcttcatcaggaagtcaaatagagcaaatataacgACAAAGCATTAGAAGAGCAGCCTTGGAATAGTTTCCTGAATGCATACATGTTATAATCTAAAGAGCACCtcaacaaaacatgtttttgagtTCATGAGTTCTTCCAACATTTTTTGCTAACTGTACTCATGTTGGTCTTAAAATTACAGGAACTAAAATTATGGGGAAAAATTGCCTGAATTTGAAAATGCACACCTTCCTTGTGCAGTTCTCTCATTTcaatccaaatcaaaagactaaatacaagtggtgccaggcacaacaaaccccactcctTGCACATATTTAggccattctaagtaaatgggaagaatttaaaaattcatagaaaatttgagctttgacctacttttcccaaaatgtaatgagatccattctgggtcactggcagtctatgaagtcaatttggtatgaattcaaccaatagtgttgctgctacagacatttgaaatttcgcccattataagtaaattggggaactttttttttttaaattcataaataatttaaactttgacctacttttcccaaaatgtaatgagatctgttgttggtcactggcaatctataaaccaaatttggtatgaattcaaccaatagttttgttgttagagtgttaacaaataaacaaacaaaccaaaccaaaaacagtaccccttgcctcccctttgggggggctgGGTAATAACTATATTGTTTATCGCTGACCAGGAAAAGTGAAGTCACAGCAGAGTCATGTCCAagtcacatctgacagaatctgatcagactAAGTAGTTATTACAGCTGTTAATCATATATTTAATCCCTATGATTTTCTAAAGCCTGAAAACTCTGGCAGGGAGTAGATACAGAAGTCTCATGTCCTTTGAGAACACTGGAAGTACAATATGCTGAAAAGGAATTACGGAATTTTTGCTcagtgacactaaaaaaaaagactataaagcactgcagctttaaccctcaaagacctaagcaGCCCCCAGTGACCAacaatatctactgatctaaaatgcacTGATCTACACTTCTgaatcattaatcctatcaatacaattaACCAATTATGGTaagatgcagtttctcagcttttctgcAGCATCACATACAACTCATTTGGACACTCAGCAGCTTtggagtgaacatggaaactgtcatcttctgcaatactgagtcactaataaaatccacagtttaacaaatgacaatgGCTGAAGGTgctggtttttatgttcagttaatgatatattttgctgaaaaagccacttttacaTCAGTTTTCTGTGATCTAATATCAAAGCCTTTAAATTTACTAACTGGTCAATAACTTAAATACAGAAAAGTATTTACTTTTCACGGAAAAGTGTAGAGGatgaaataataaatgcttacatATTTCTCAGGAAAGGTTAGATGTGGAGAGGAATCGCCGTGAATAAAATTGTAGGTTTTTAAGAGTTAAGTATAGTGCGTTTAGATTTCACTAATACTGGACTAGAACTTATGGAATTAATATAAACAACTCGGAACAgttatgaataaaataacaataacaaatgttTTGTCATCTACTAATTTACTATTTTGATTTGTTAGAGCTCATCAGTCAGCTATGACCTAAGTAAATGAAGATGTTTGTGTAAAATGACACCATTATAGATATGCTTGTTCCCTGAAGTACACAGGTAGTTTAGTGTTAAAGTACGATAAGAGTAAAGCAGTGCACGAGGTTAAAACTTGGTGGCCAGAGTAGCATCTATCATTTCAATTTCAGCCTCCCTGTTTTTATAATTCAGTTTGTTGAAGTCTTCCATTATCTCGACCATTGTTTTTCCTTTGGTTTCTGGGACAAAGTATAAGAGAAATCCTGCGCTTAAGAAGCAGTAAGCCACAAAAATCAGGAAACAGAACTGCCCAAGTCCATCCTGTTGGGACACAAAGAAATAAACTGTCAAGCAGAGCGATGCATGTTGTTAATTTGATATAATACACTGCAGATATCTCACCACTATGTAGCCAAACAACATTCCCACAAGGAACATCCCCAGCCAGTTTATGGTCCCACTGATCACATAAGCAGAGGGACGCCAGGCTTGTAGAAACAGATCAGCAGGAAGAGCCATAGACACTCCAGCTAAatgagataaaaaaataaataaacctgttaaaaaaaatcagcttgaATCTGAAATCCACCACTTCAAAATGAGATCAGTATTGAAAAAACTCACAAGGTCCAAGTCCGTAAATGCAGATGACACAAAAGATCAGGGCAATGTTCACATATGGGATCGCTGAGTTCATATCCTGAATGAAAATAGAGCCTTTTTGTTTACTTATCCTCAAAGACACAGAAATTAGAAGGTTGCAGTGGTGGAGTGTAGTTACCTTTATGGACAGCATTACAGTAAGAAGAGACATGGTGACGCCCATCAACAGATACCCATAACCCATCAGTTTCTTTCTGCCAGCACGATCTATtaacaaagactgaaacacagCAGCAATGAAGGGTACAATAAATGCCAAAGGAAGTCCATATATACTTTTTTCCAACAGAACTACACAGatttatacacttttttagtaaaattaactgataaagcatttagagcaggggtgtcaaactcattttagttcaggggccacatacagactaatattttataaagtgggcctgaccagtaaaataatataaataataggataagaacttataaataataccaACTCAAATGTTTTgtcttatgtttttgagtgaaaaaagtcaaattccgtaatgaaaatgtttacttctacaaactgtacttgaacataacacgaacaaatatgaacaacccgaaaattcttaagaaaaataagtgcaattttaacaatattacgccttagtttatcatttatacatgtacatcacagcttacagatcacagtggatctacaaatacacaaaacatttagtaacaggcagaatattggtacaattctacatacttttcttaagacatttcaggttattggccttttttttaaaaggctagtctgtaaatgtaaacatttttgtgtaatttaaccttttttacaccaaaacaaagagagaaatttgtggttttctttatttataggttattatgatagtgttttactggtctgacccactttagattgaattgatctaaaatgattttaacaccattgtttgttaatatcttccgtgtaattttttcatttcacaaattcatcccacggaccagatttgaccctttggcaggccagttttggcccccagactgtatgtttgacacctgtgatttagagcatAGGCTGTTTCTGCAAGAAAtgtttctgattaaaaaaaacaaaacaaaacaactattaAATATGACATATTGTACCTTTCTCTCCAAGCTTTTTAGTgcttcagttaatgatgtattttgctaaaAAATCCACTTCCacatcagttttctctgatctGATTTCaaaccctttgaatttactctgagcttttatgaacatctacatggtcagtagataaaataaagaaaaatacaaactTCACTGGAAAagcagtttttgtctgttttctgataAAAACTAGTAAATGTGACTCAATAAACTTCTAATTTCCTAGCTTTTGTgctaaataggaaatcagttacTGCACATGGCCTGGTTTAAATATTAACAATATATTTCTGAGCTAAGAACTAGCCTTGCCtctaggggtgtgagaaaatattggttttgcagtatatcacaatatttcatttcacaatactgtattgatattaaaaagtactgtatcaatatttttaggtatttattcagttgcagatattgtggaggttcattttgtttttttgtttttctttatattttttctattattatttaacagtcttattaaataatgttagttcctttgttgggattgcacaaaaataatgttgtaatgttagttatgaactaatagaatatgaacatacgaacaggatcttaaactgtaatgtctgtaaaacataactcAAGTTTTAACACAGGCAAATTTTGCGATATAGccttagatcctgttgtgatcaaataaaaatgtgtttagtgtttgtgcatatttctggtgtaattcaattcttcaatgaaataatcattttaaaaaaaaagaaacaaacaaaaaattactttttaacaGTCTCATGATACATCGTGACATAttgtatcgtgattctagtattgtgatttgtatcatatcgtcagattcttgccaatacacaccccctaCTTGCCTTTATTGTACTAGTATTTTTGTGTCTAGACTCAAAATCCAGAGGTGGATATTTCTCAAAAGACCAGCAACTTGTTTATTAcacttgaagttttttttttttttcaaagggacagtgcatattaataaccACAACATGTGCCAATATGCAAGATTATAGCCAAGGctaattttcatcttttgtccCTGCATAAAACAATATACAACCCAGTGTACTCACTTGAAAGACAagtaaaacacattatacatttatgcTGCATTGTACACAACATATACACAGACAATTTCAGAGTGCCAGATGATTTTATAAAAGAGTGTGGAGGAAGGTTTGATAGTCAAATAACCATGATTTTAGATGTTTAGTGAATGAGCTGAGGGTGGGCAGGCTGCAGATGACTGTTGGTAATGAAAAAACAGCCTGTCCAAAAGCACTTCTTCTAGATggaattacactgcaaaaatctaaatcttaccaggtgtatttttctcatttcttgtctaaatatctcatcacacttaaaacaagacataatcacctaaagagtaacttgtgagatatgagaacttatttttacacaatagatcttgaaaatcttatttcaagaaatcttaccaagataattttcacttgttccactggcagattttgttttgcttgaattaagcaaaaaaaataaattaaaaaaaaaatcttgaattgagcaaagaaaaactagaagcactcggagatcgcagacctccgccaaggctgatcagtgcccccccccgtgggccccccccacccccgatcaccaccaaaatttaatcatttcttccttatcccatttccaacaaaccctgaaaatttcatcaaaatctgtccataactttttgagttatgttgcacactaacggacagacaaacaaacaaacagacagacagacagacagacaaacaaaccctggcaaaaacataacctccttggcggaggtaaaaatctgccaatggaacaagtgaaaattatcttggtaagatttcttgaaataagattttcaagatctattgtctaaaaataagttcttctatctcactgaaaagttactctttaggtgattatgtcttattttaagtgtgatgagatattttgacaagaaatgagaaaaatacatttggtaagattttgatttttgcagtgcagacagTCACCTCAGGAACTAGCCCTGTTCGATCTGTTTTGGGTTATTTATACAAATTCCAGGTCCTGTGTAGTAGCATCACTtggttcatgtgtttgttttcatcatgtttcttttttattctgcTGTGAAGTGATACGTACACATAGCGTAACTGTTATGAGCTCTGTTGCACCGATCCCAATGGCCAGGTAATGCATCTGGTCCTTTGGTATTCCTGATTCACGGAAGATGTCATAGGCGTAGAAGTACAACTGGACAAGAGGATGAAAGATAAGAAACTGGATGAAACAGAGGTAGACAGAAGGATTCCGTTTGTATTCATTTCTTTGTTCATTATGTTACGGAAGAGACAAAGTGAGACAAATGTACAGCATTGATGCCACAGAACTGGACCCCGGCACAGGGGATGGCCAGAGTGAGCAGCTGCCACCGCACACAGCGAGACGTCAGGACATCCTTCACAGTCTTCGCCTTCTCTCCCTGTGTGCTCTGTCTTTCCTTCTGCATGTCGTCCATCTCTAGCTTTAAGTCATCCTCCTGCCACAGCCACTGTAAAGCTTCATGCATGAAGAAGAAAGACACATATTCAAAAACTGGGCCATGTCACCACTGTGTCTGTAacttcattattacctccgccaaggaggttatgtttttgccagggtttgtatgtctgtttctctgtccgttagtgtgcaacataactcaaaaagttatggacagatttggatgaaattttcagggtttgttggaaatgggataagaaagaaatgattaaattttggtggtgatcgggggtgggggggcccacggggtgggggcactgatcagccttggcggaggtctgcgctctccgagtgcttctagttcatataTGGATAACAAGGTACAAAAGACTCAGCTGTATGAGCATTCAACAGTGACATTTATTTTCCTGTCATCAGCCCTGGGGTTTTCCCTTATTTTATAGACAGTAGATACAACCTGGATATATTCTGATCCGGGAGAAGGTATGTTTCTGAGTTTATGGAAATGGACTGAGCATTTCAATACAGATGATAAAGAAGCACTTGAATGTTTGAGAATTGTTttatagattcagattcagatttattaattgtcattcaataaaaacatcccagatgctgttaaagaacaaaatagcaaaatgcacagcatgaaatacaaacacagaaaaagaatcctaaaaacaccaactaaaaacaacccatatatatgataaaatattaaaaaatgcactaaaataaatgaataaataaatagttataGGACGATCTGTAGAGAGTGAGGGCTCAGCTTAAGATAACAATGCTATTTTTAGGAAAAATTATTCTCCTATGCTGTCTTTTCCACCACTGTGACTAATGTTACAACTTCTAAAATAagtaatgatgtttttttttttttcatctcttttaaGCCCTGAGGGATGGACACATCAAGTCTGTATTCTAGAAATAATTGATTAGCTAATTAGTCAAAACGGTTTTCacggtcaagttttttttttttttttaaaaactgactaatttttatttgtattgagGGTGAAAAGAGATTGGTTTCACTTCACAGAGCCATAAAGCTAATGTTTATGGCACTGTTTCAGCCTGAGTGCTGCATATGTAAACtctgaaaaataatttgaagTGTTAAAATCATATATATTAAAACCATATACTTTtggttcttattcttattcttattcttaattTATTCTTATTCTCAATTTATTCTTATTCTCATTCTCATTCTCATTCTTTGGGTGGAGGATATTTTACTACTCAACTTAAACTGAGACAGATTTATCTCTAAATACTGATTTGAGCCACTtccatatgtgatcctaaatcagatacaggtctgtttttttttgtttttttttttaccaaaatgacATTAATTTGAATAGTTATATCAGAATTCGAGCAACTTTTGTGTTCACACAATATTGACATTTTATAATTCTGCACCATATTTACCACTTCATCTCACAACCAGAAATGTTGGATGAAATCTGATTCGGTATAACCATTTATTTCACAGTTCCACCGCTCATGTCACTGACAGAATATCCACAAACCCACATCTGTTCAGAGGTAACTGCCATtgctccacaaaaaaaaaaaaaacatgactaaagcgtttttttctttaatctgcTTCAAAATGACTGTATTAACACTGACTTCTGAGGTCTCCATGTTTACTTTTTGCTGCATGTGATGTGTGTGTCATTGTCCTTTGGATGTGTGGGTCACTTCATACTGCATTCTGATACTGACCATATTTACAAGACAATG encodes the following:
- the LOC115419492 gene encoding solute carrier family 2, facilitated glucose transporter member 11-like, whose product is MEGTSKKLQYWRLYLLTVVLGIGGSFQYGIQVSVIASPAVHVQSFVNHTWMWRYDAPVDESTNQLIWSLIVAVLSLGAWAGAIHSGSLPVTYGRKKALLFNNVVAIVAALFMLFSRIAKSFEMILVGRFLYGYNVGLGLSVHLMYLGECSPKTLRGFLTLTSSMFIGFGKVMGQIIGIKEVMGTEEMWPYLLAVSGIPAILQFVTLLFFPEAPRYLYIDKGDTEGSRKALQWLWQEDDLKLEMDDMQKERQSTQGEKAKTVKDVLTSRCVRWQLLTLAIPCAGVQFCGINALYFYAYDIFRESGIPKDQMHYLAIGIGATELITVTLCSLLIDRAGRKKLMGYGYLLMGVTMSLLTVMLSIKDMNSAIPYVNIALIFCVICIYGLGPSGVSMALPADLFLQAWRPSAYVISGTINWLGMFLVGMLFGYIVDGLGQFCFLIFVAYCFLSAGFLLYFVPETKGKTMVEIMEDFNKLNYKNREAEIEMIDATLATKF